From the genome of Paucidesulfovibrio longus DSM 6739, one region includes:
- the hisI gene encoding phosphoribosyl-AMP cyclohydrolase, protein MRPDFKKMNGLVPAIAQDADTGEVLMMAYMNEASWDKTLETGEVHYWSRSRQELWHKGGTSGHVQKVRSIRLDCDDDTILVLVEQLGGAACHKGYRSCFYRELKDGVVSECSPVVFDPKEVYKK, encoded by the coding sequence ATGCGACCCGACTTCAAGAAAATGAACGGATTGGTGCCTGCCATCGCGCAGGATGCGGACACGGGCGAAGTCCTGATGATGGCCTACATGAACGAGGCCTCCTGGGACAAGACGCTGGAGACCGGCGAGGTCCATTATTGGAGCCGCAGCCGCCAGGAGCTCTGGCACAAGGGCGGCACGTCCGGCCATGTGCAGAAGGTCCGCTCCATACGCCTGGACTGCGACGACGACACCATCCTGGTGCTGGTCGAGCAGCTGGGCGGCGCGGCCTGCCACAAGGGCTATCGCTCCTGCTTCTACCGCGAGCTGAAGGACGGCGTCGTTTCCGAATGTTCGCCCGTGGTCTTCGACCCCAAGGAGGTCTACAAAAAATGA
- the hisG gene encoding ATP phosphoribosyltransferase, with translation MNDKKLRLGVPKGSLQEATIKLFDKAGWQIRTHARNYFPDINDPEIKCSLARAQEMATYVQNGTFDVGLTGKDWVLEWDADVVVVDDLIYSKVSNRPARWVLCVKGDSPFKRPEDLDGCKVATELVGFTKNYFNSLGVKVDVSFSWGTTEAKVVEGLCDAIVEITETGTTIKANGLRIIAELMQTNTQLIANKDAWNDPWKRKKIQNINLLLQGALRADKMVGLKMNMPKAKLAEANGALPALTSPTVAELKNPDWVSVEIIVEEAIVREIIPQLKELGAEGIIEYPLNKVI, from the coding sequence ATGAATGACAAGAAGCTGCGCCTCGGCGTTCCCAAGGGCTCGCTCCAGGAAGCGACCATCAAGCTTTTCGATAAGGCCGGCTGGCAGATCCGCACCCATGCGCGCAACTACTTTCCGGACATCAACGACCCGGAGATCAAGTGCAGCCTGGCCCGCGCTCAGGAAATGGCCACCTACGTGCAGAACGGCACCTTCGACGTGGGCCTGACGGGCAAAGACTGGGTTCTGGAATGGGACGCGGACGTGGTCGTGGTCGATGACCTGATCTACTCCAAGGTCTCCAACCGCCCGGCCCGCTGGGTGCTCTGCGTCAAGGGCGACTCGCCCTTCAAGCGCCCGGAGGATCTGGACGGCTGCAAGGTGGCCACGGAACTCGTGGGCTTCACCAAGAACTATTTCAACTCCCTGGGCGTGAAGGTGGACGTCTCCTTCTCCTGGGGCACCACCGAGGCCAAGGTGGTCGAGGGCCTCTGCGACGCCATCGTGGAGATCACCGAGACCGGCACCACCATCAAGGCCAACGGGCTGCGGATCATCGCGGAGCTGATGCAGACCAACACCCAGCTCATCGCCAACAAGGACGCCTGGAACGATCCCTGGAAGCGCAAGAAGATCCAGAACATCAACCTCCTGCTCCAGGGCGCCCTGCGCGCGGACAAGATGGTCGGCCTGAAGATGAACATGCCCAAGGCCAAGCTGGCCGAGGCCAACGGCGCGCTGCCCGCGCTGACCTCCCCCACCGTGGCCGAGCTGAAGAACCCGGACTGGGTTTCCGTGGAAATCATCGTGGAGGAGGCCATCGTCCGCGAAATCATTCCCCAGCTCAAGGAGCTGGGCGCAGAAGGCATCATCGAATACCCGCTGAACAAGGTCATCTAG